One Paracoccaceae bacterium genomic region harbors:
- the trkA gene encoding Trk system potassium transporter TrkA produces MKVIICGAGQVGWQIARHLAGERNDVTIVDVSADLVRRATDTLDVQGVVGFASWPDVLERAGARDADMIIAATHSDEVNMVTCQVAHSVFGITRKIARLRAQNYLADRYADLYRRDHLPIDVVISPEQEVAEAALQRIAAPATFDTESFMNGRAQLLGILLDDDCPVLNTPLRQLTELFSTLRAIVVGVRRDERLFAPDAGDQLFAGDRIYVFTHTEDVNRTLDIFGKTTRKLERIVIVGAGNVGLGVARALETRADRMRVKLIEKSRTRAEIAADTLERTIVLNGDGLDIALLEEAGIDKADVMLAVTDDDKTNLLVAVRAKQAGCRMSIALVNDPTLVPLMGALDIDAYINPRGTTVSSILRHIRHGRVRAIYSIGDAEAEVIEAQVLSTSPLSGRLIREIEFPEGVLVGALMKGDRVLKPTGDLRVDEGDVIVLWAMAKDVPEVERLLQVSIDFF; encoded by the coding sequence ATGAAGGTGATCATCTGCGGCGCGGGCCAGGTCGGCTGGCAGATCGCCCGCCATCTGGCAGGCGAAAGGAATGACGTGACCATCGTGGACGTCAGCGCCGATCTGGTGCGCCGCGCCACCGACACGCTGGACGTGCAGGGCGTGGTGGGCTTTGCCTCCTGGCCCGACGTGCTGGAACGCGCGGGCGCGCGCGACGCCGACATGATCATCGCCGCCACCCATTCCGACGAGGTGAACATGGTCACCTGCCAGGTGGCCCATTCGGTGTTCGGCATCACCCGCAAGATCGCCCGGCTGCGCGCGCAGAACTATCTGGCCGACCGCTATGCCGATCTCTACCGCCGCGACCACCTGCCGATCGACGTCGTCATCAGCCCCGAGCAGGAGGTGGCCGAGGCCGCGCTGCAACGCATCGCGGCCCCCGCGACCTTCGACACCGAAAGCTTCATGAACGGCCGGGCGCAGCTGCTGGGCATCCTGCTGGACGATGACTGCCCGGTGCTGAACACACCGCTTCGGCAGCTCACCGAACTGTTCTCGACCCTGCGGGCCATCGTGGTGGGCGTGCGGCGCGACGAACGTCTGTTCGCGCCCGATGCGGGCGACCAGCTTTTCGCGGGCGACCGCATCTATGTGTTCACCCATACCGAGGATGTGAACCGCACGCTGGACATCTTCGGCAAGACCACGCGCAAGTTGGAACGCATCGTCATCGTGGGCGCGGGCAATGTGGGACTCGGCGTTGCCCGGGCGCTTGAAACCCGCGCCGACCGGATGCGCGTCAAGCTGATCGAGAAAAGCCGCACCCGCGCCGAGATCGCCGCCGACACGCTGGAACGCACCATCGTGCTGAACGGCGACGGGCTCGACATCGCGCTTCTGGAAGAGGCGGGCATCGACAAGGCCGACGTGATGCTGGCGGTGACCGACGACGACAAGACGAACCTGCTGGTGGCCGTGCGGGCCAAGCAGGCGGGCTGCCGCATGTCGATCGCTCTGGTGAACGACCCGACGCTGGTGCCGCTGATGGGCGCGCTCGACATCGACGCCTACATCAACCCGCGCGGCACCACCGTGTCGTCGATCCTGCGGCACATCCGCCATGGCCGGGTGCGCGCGATCTATTCCATCGGCGATGCCGAGGCCGAGGTGATCGAGGCGCAGGTCCTGTCGACCTCGCCGCTCTCGGGCCGCCTGATCCGCGAGATCGAGTTTCCCGAGGGCGTGCTGGTCGGCGCGCTGATGAAGGGCGACCGCGTGCTGAAACCCACGGGCGACCTGCGCGTCGATGAGGGCGATGTGATCGTGCTCTGGGCCATGGCCAAGGACGTGCCCGAGGTGGAGCGCCTGTTGCAGGTCTCCATCGACTTCTTCTGA
- a CDS encoding M10 family metallopeptidase C-terminal domain-containing protein, with protein MPTYVISSTTDFSNQIIPEVDAVTFQSFAGSGTLTATFHIAQFNHSEADPPPITITGGLGRNHLVLHFGQHFGTSPQYNLEDDFQFVNWSFQDRVTLYGTGGDDQVRGTSASERIYGGSGEDFLVGNGGIDTLYGGAGNDWIVLDDDGDTAYGGSGNDLIGVHGSGTASANIDLSTGNGTVGNSTFSGFERIDFEAEGGTHTVLGANGQDTLRAFQEALVTFDGGGGNDKLRIGHGVTGSVDGGSGFDDLIFLPSLGIGGGIFVESIALTIDISDGGGGRDIGTGLTLSGIEQFLVVQGGTAGDYIRGRSADDFIQGHDGNDTIIGGMGADALFGDNGIDTLSYAFDRAGVNVNLATGAASGGEAEGDSFQSFENLTGGLGNDTLTGSAGTNVLTGNRGNDVLDGGAGNDSLFGGSGNDTLVGGNGADVMTGGSGADVFVFRRVAESGPTKSDLITDFTRRQDIIDLSEIGVVRGFDTLVFNFIGTAAFTAGTPGQLRYELGVGTTTIYGETTGDGVADLRIVLTGTYKLTADDFAL; from the coding sequence ATGCCGACCTACGTGATTTCTTCGACGACCGACTTTTCCAACCAGATCATCCCCGAGGTCGATGCCGTCACCTTCCAGTCGTTCGCCGGCTCGGGTACCCTCACGGCGACCTTTCACATCGCCCAGTTCAACCACTCCGAGGCGGATCCGCCGCCGATCACGATCACCGGCGGTCTGGGGCGCAATCACCTGGTCCTGCACTTCGGGCAGCATTTCGGCACATCGCCGCAATACAATCTCGAGGATGACTTCCAGTTCGTGAACTGGTCCTTCCAGGATCGCGTGACACTCTATGGCACCGGCGGCGACGACCAGGTCCGCGGGACGTCGGCAAGCGAACGGATCTATGGCGGGAGCGGCGAGGACTTCCTGGTTGGCAATGGCGGCATCGACACGCTCTATGGCGGTGCCGGCAACGACTGGATCGTTCTGGATGACGACGGCGACACGGCCTACGGCGGTTCGGGGAACGATCTGATCGGCGTTCACGGCAGCGGCACGGCTTCGGCGAACATCGATCTTTCGACCGGAAACGGCACGGTCGGGAACTCCACCTTTTCCGGCTTCGAACGGATCGACTTCGAGGCCGAGGGCGGCACCCACACCGTGCTGGGCGCCAACGGGCAGGACACGCTCCGGGCCTTCCAGGAGGCTCTGGTGACCTTCGATGGCGGTGGCGGCAATGACAAGCTGCGGATCGGCCATGGCGTGACGGGCAGCGTGGACGGGGGCAGCGGCTTTGACGACCTGATCTTCCTGCCCTCGTTGGGCATCGGAGGCGGCATCTTCGTCGAATCCATCGCCCTGACGATCGACATCTCGGACGGCGGCGGTGGCCGTGACATCGGCACGGGGCTGACGCTCAGCGGCATCGAACAGTTTCTGGTCGTGCAGGGCGGCACCGCCGGCGACTACATTCGCGGCAGGTCGGCGGATGATTTCATCCAGGGACACGACGGCAACGACACCATCATCGGCGGCATGGGCGCCGATGCCCTTTTCGGCGACAACGGCATCGACACGCTCAGCTATGCGTTCGACAGGGCGGGCGTGAACGTCAATCTGGCAACCGGCGCCGCCTCCGGCGGCGAGGCCGAGGGCGACTCGTTCCAATCCTTCGAGAACCTCACCGGCGGTCTGGGCAACGATACCCTTACCGGTTCGGCAGGGACCAACGTGCTGACCGGAAACCGCGGCAACGACGTTCTGGACGGCGGCGCCGGCAACGATTCGCTGTTCGGAGGCTCGGGCAACGATACGCTGGTCGGCGGCAACGGCGCCGATGTCATGACAGGCGGTTCCGGTGCAGATGTGTTTGTGTTCCGTCGCGTGGCTGAAAGCGGCCCGACCAAGTCCGACCTGATCACCGATTTCACGCGCCGGCAGGACATCATCGACCTGTCGGAAATCGGCGTGGTGCGCGGCTTCGACACGCTGGTGTTCAACTTCATCGGCACGGCCGCCTTCACGGCCGGAACGCCCGGCCAGCTGCGATACGAACTCGGCGTGGGCACCACCACGATCTATGGCGAGACCACCGGCGACGGCGTGGCGGACCTTCGGATCGTGCTGACGGGCACCTACAAGCTGACCGCCGACGACTTCGCGCTCTGA